DNA from Campylobacter sp. RM5004:
CTTAAATTATTCAAACAATGTGGAAATTTCACCTTATAAAGACGATTTTTTTAGCCTTAGTTTTAAAGGAAAATTATGAATAATTTAAATCATTTAGCCATTATCATGGATGGTAATGGAAGATGGGCTAAAAATCAAGGATTATTAAGAAGTTTCGGTCACAAAGCAGGTGCTAAAACAATAGAAAAATTAGCAAAAGTTTGTATAGAAGAAAATATCAAATCACTTAGCTTGTTTGCGTTTTCTACTGAAAATTGGAAAAGACCTAAAGAAGAAGTTGATTTTATTTTTAAACTTTTAAAAGAATATCTAAGCAGTGAATTAAATAATTTTATAGAAAATCAAATTAAATTCGTAAGCTTTGGAGATATTAGCGTTTTAGATGAAGTTACTAAAGAATTGATTTTAGAATTTGAAGAAAAAACTAAAAATAATTCAAGATTAGTTTTTAATCTAGGTATTAATTATGGTGGAAAAGACGAATTAATAAGAGCTTTTAAAAAGCTTAGTAATTCTAATAAAGAAATTAATGAAGAAAATTTAACTAAGCATTTAGATATTAAAGAAGATGTTGATTTACTCATTAGAACAGGTGGGCATTTTAGGATTTCAAATTTCTTGCTTTGGCAATGTGCTTATGCTGAGTTTGTTTTTACACCTACGCTTTTTCCTGATTTTAGCGATACAGAATTAAGAAAAATAATAAATGATTTTAGAATTTGTAAAAGGAATTTCGGTGGAGTTTGATATATTAATATTTGTTTTTGGGCTTGTTTTCGGCTCGTTTTTAAATGTGCTTATTTTAAGATTACCAGAAAATAAAAGCTTATTTTACCCACCAAGCTCTTGCTCAGCTTGCAATAATAAACTTAAATTTTATCATAATATTCCTGTTATTTCTTGGCTTGTGCTTGGTGGCAAATGTGGATTTTGCAAAAGTAAAATAAGCTGTCAATATCCATTAATTGAGCTTATTGTTGGCTTTATTTTTTTATATACCATTGATGTTTATTCACTTGATGCTTTTATTTATTCAATATTCTTAGCACTTAGCTTTTCTTTACT
Protein-coding regions in this window:
- the uppS gene encoding polyprenyl diphosphate synthase, translated to MNNLNHLAIIMDGNGRWAKNQGLLRSFGHKAGAKTIEKLAKVCIEENIKSLSLFAFSTENWKRPKEEVDFIFKLLKEYLSSELNNFIENQIKFVSFGDISVLDEVTKELILEFEEKTKNNSRLVFNLGINYGGKDELIRAFKKLSNSNKEINEENLTKHLDIKEDVDLLIRTGGHFRISNFLLWQCAYAEFVFTPTLFPDFSDTELRKIINDFRICKRNFGGV